A genome region from Chengkuizengella sp. SCS-71B includes the following:
- a CDS encoding Bax inhibitor-1/YccA family protein, whose translation MEYQQNQTFAGEYEDTYNHSFHKLMRMFTISLLISFVGTLVGTQVPTALMFPLIIVQLVMIVASMFVRRRGKPIGYAFTYIFCFISGITLYSVIAAYAASGGASLVTTALMLTVLIFVGLSVYAYNSKRDFSFLGGFLMVGLFALIGLSLIGLFLPGLHTGAMGLAISFAGILIFSGFILYDISRYKNGVADEMIPLAVLSLYLSFINLFLYLLQFLGLSRD comes from the coding sequence ATGGAGTATCAACAAAACCAAACGTTTGCAGGTGAGTATGAGGATACGTATAATCATTCGTTTCACAAGTTAATGAGGATGTTTACGATTTCTCTATTGATCTCATTTGTTGGAACTTTAGTAGGCACACAAGTACCAACAGCATTAATGTTTCCACTTATCATTGTACAATTAGTCATGATTGTGGCCTCTATGTTTGTTCGTCGTAGAGGAAAGCCAATTGGTTATGCATTTACGTATATCTTTTGTTTTATTAGTGGGATTACGTTGTATAGTGTCATTGCAGCTTATGCAGCAAGCGGTGGAGCATCATTAGTTACAACAGCTTTAATGTTAACTGTATTAATATTTGTTGGGTTATCTGTATATGCATATAATTCAAAAAGAGATTTTAGCTTTTTAGGCGGATTTTTGATGGTTGGATTATTTGCATTAATTGGTTTAAGTTTAATTGGATTATTTCTTCCTGGTTTACACACAGGAGCAATGGGGCTTGCAATTTCATTCGCTGGGATTTTAATCTTTTCTGGATTTATCCTGTATGATATTTCTCGTTATAAAAACGGAGTTGCAGACGAAATGATCCCACTAGCTGTGCTTAGTTTATATCTAAGTTTCATTAATTTATTTTTGTACCTGTTACAATTTTTGGGATTATCAAGAGATTAA
- the purM gene encoding phosphoribosylformylglycinamidine cyclo-ligase yields the protein MSDAYKQAGVDINAGNEAVERMKKHVKNTLRPEVLTDLGGFGGLFSLNKDKYEEPILVSGTDGVGTKLKLAFAMDKHDTIGIDAVAMCVNDIIVQGAEPLFFLDYLACDQVIPEKIESIVKGISDGCKQSGCALIGGETAEMPGMYAEGEYDIAGFVVGVVDKKKMIDGSSIQEGDVVLGLASSGVHSNGFSLVRKLLLEDAGYQLDDYVDELNAKLGEVLLTPTKLYVKPVLSILEKVQLKGLSHITGGGFIENIPRVLPEGVNVDIEDGSWEVPAIFSLLQSKGNIGKADMFRTFNMGIGMVIVVSANDAEEVIHIAEQQGESIYQIGKVTKGNQIVTFNGDEIK from the coding sequence ATGTCTGATGCTTATAAACAGGCGGGTGTAGACATTAACGCCGGTAATGAAGCAGTTGAACGGATGAAAAAACACGTCAAAAATACACTTCGTCCAGAAGTATTAACGGATCTAGGTGGATTCGGAGGTTTGTTTTCATTAAATAAAGATAAATATGAGGAACCTATCCTTGTTTCTGGAACAGACGGTGTTGGTACTAAGCTGAAGCTTGCATTTGCAATGGACAAACATGACACCATTGGTATTGATGCTGTAGCAATGTGCGTAAACGATATTATCGTTCAAGGTGCAGAACCCTTGTTTTTCTTAGATTATTTAGCTTGTGATCAAGTCATTCCAGAAAAAATCGAGTCTATTGTTAAAGGCATCTCTGATGGTTGTAAGCAATCCGGCTGTGCATTAATCGGTGGGGAAACCGCGGAAATGCCAGGTATGTATGCTGAAGGAGAATATGACATTGCTGGTTTTGTTGTTGGGGTTGTAGACAAAAAGAAAATGATTGACGGTTCTTCCATTCAAGAGGGGGATGTTGTGCTTGGATTAGCATCAAGTGGGGTGCATAGCAATGGTTTTTCATTAGTTCGTAAATTGTTGCTGGAAGACGCAGGATACCAGTTGGATGATTATGTAGATGAATTGAATGCCAAGCTTGGTGAAGTCCTTTTAACACCAACTAAATTGTACGTAAAACCTGTATTGTCCATATTAGAAAAAGTTCAACTTAAAGGACTTTCACACATTACAGGCGGCGGATTTATTGAAAATATACCTCGTGTTTTACCTGAAGGTGTAAATGTAGATATTGAAGATGGTTCTTGGGAAGTGCCAGCAATATTCTCTTTATTGCAAAGTAAAGGGAACATTGGTAAAGCGGATATGTTCCGTACTTTTAATATGGGAATTGGTATGGTTATCGTCGTATCTGCTAACGATGCCGAGGAAGTAATTCACATTGCAGAGCAACAAGGTGAATCTATTTATCAAATTGGTAAAGTAACAAAAGGGAATCAAATAGTGACATTTAATGGAGATGAAATAAAATGA
- a CDS encoding YerC/YecD family TrpR-related protein — protein sequence MQLKKFNDKSIEQLFEAILSLEDIEECYVFFDDLCTVNEIQSLSQRLEVARMLRKGSTYNQIEAETGASTATISRVKRCLNYGNDGYRMALERIKK from the coding sequence ATGCAATTGAAGAAATTTAATGATAAATCAATAGAACAACTATTTGAAGCAATTCTGTCTTTAGAAGATATTGAAGAGTGTTATGTGTTTTTTGATGATTTATGTACCGTCAATGAAATCCAATCGCTATCACAACGACTAGAAGTGGCGCGTATGTTGAGAAAAGGAAGTACTTACAATCAGATCGAAGCGGAGACAGGCGCTAGTACAGCTACGATTTCCAGAGTGAAAAGATGTTTGAACTATGGAAATGATGGTTACAGAATGGCTTTGGAACGTATCAAAAAGTAA
- the purH gene encoding bifunctional phosphoribosylaminoimidazolecarboxamide formyltransferase/IMP cyclohydrolase has product MSIKRALISVSDKTGIVEFADQLSKLGVEIISTGGTKKLLEEKGVPVIGISEVTGFPEVLDGRVKTLHPAVHSGLLAVRDSEKHQLQMKELDLEYIDLVVVNLYPFQQTIEKPDVTYEDAIENIDIGGPTMLRSAAKNHAFVTVVVDSNDYTEVIEQIKSNEDTSLETRKKLAAKVFRHTAAYDSLISNYLSEQMGEEFPERYTITYEKVQDLRYGENPHQKAAFYRKPLADEGNITTAEKLHGKELSYNNINDANAALQILKEFDEPAVVAIKHMNPCGVGIGETIEAAYQKTYDADPVSIFGGIVAFNREIGKEIAEKLHEIFLEIIIAPSYTDEAIEVLTKKKNIRLLKLGAAQQPNKQNRIVTSVNDGMLIQDVDTYQLADEDIKVVTERKPTEEELKQLLFGWKVVKHVKSNAIILANDDMTIGVGAGQMNRVGAANIAIQQAGEKAKGSILASDAFFPMGDTLELAAKAGITAVIQPGGSIKDEESIKVANEHGIAMVVTGVRHFKH; this is encoded by the coding sequence GTGAGCATTAAAAGAGCGTTGATCAGTGTGTCGGACAAAACAGGAATTGTAGAATTCGCTGATCAGTTATCCAAATTAGGTGTTGAGATTATTTCTACTGGAGGCACTAAAAAACTATTAGAAGAAAAAGGTGTACCTGTTATCGGAATTTCCGAGGTGACAGGTTTTCCGGAAGTGTTAGATGGTAGAGTAAAAACACTTCACCCAGCAGTGCATAGTGGTCTATTAGCTGTGCGTGACAGTGAAAAACATCAACTACAAATGAAAGAATTAGATTTGGAATATATTGATTTAGTTGTCGTTAATTTATATCCATTCCAACAAACCATAGAGAAACCAGACGTGACTTATGAAGATGCAATTGAAAATATCGACATCGGTGGACCAACGATGTTAAGATCCGCTGCTAAAAATCATGCATTTGTTACGGTAGTTGTGGATTCCAATGATTATACTGAAGTGATTGAACAGATCAAAAGCAACGAAGATACTTCATTAGAGACTAGAAAAAAACTAGCTGCAAAAGTCTTCCGCCATACAGCAGCATACGATTCCCTTATTTCAAATTACTTATCAGAACAAATGGGTGAGGAATTCCCAGAAAGATATACTATAACCTATGAAAAGGTGCAGGATTTACGTTATGGGGAAAACCCTCATCAAAAGGCAGCATTTTATCGTAAACCTTTAGCAGATGAAGGGAATATTACTACAGCAGAGAAATTACACGGAAAAGAATTATCTTATAATAATATTAACGATGCCAATGCGGCTTTACAAATCTTAAAAGAGTTTGATGAACCTGCGGTAGTAGCTATAAAACATATGAATCCTTGTGGAGTAGGAATAGGAGAAACGATTGAAGCGGCTTATCAAAAAACGTATGATGCAGATCCTGTTTCTATTTTTGGTGGTATTGTCGCTTTTAATCGTGAGATTGGAAAAGAAATAGCAGAAAAACTTCATGAGATTTTCTTAGAAATTATTATTGCCCCTTCTTATACAGACGAAGCAATTGAAGTTTTAACAAAAAAGAAAAACATTCGTTTATTAAAACTTGGTGCAGCCCAACAACCTAACAAACAAAATCGCATTGTAACATCAGTGAACGATGGGATGTTAATTCAAGATGTTGATACGTATCAGTTAGCGGATGAAGACATTAAAGTTGTCACGGAGCGAAAACCAACTGAGGAAGAATTAAAGCAGTTATTATTTGGTTGGAAGGTTGTAAAACATGTGAAGTCCAACGCGATTATATTAGCAAATGATGATATGACAATAGGCGTAGGAGCGGGGCAAATGAACAGAGTGGGTGCTGCAAATATTGCAATTCAACAAGCAGGAGAAAAAGCAAAAGGATCTATATTAGCTTCTGATGCGTTTTTCCCTATGGGTGATACATTAGAGCTAGCTGCAAAAGCAGGAATAACTGCAGTCATTCAACCAGGTGGATCTATAAAAGATGAAGAATCTATAAAAGTTGCGAATGAACATGGAATTGCCATGGTAGTTACAGGTGTAAGACATTTTAAACATTAG
- a CDS encoding DUF3048 domain-containing protein, whose product MRSSGLFIFVLCCSIFFVGCAETLPNEAEEVIESVEVVEEEPIVEESIEPVEVPEIDYPYVFPLTGIGTEEEAVQRPVMVMVENSPLARPQSGLHLADIVYEILAEGEITRFVSVFQSESPEIIGPVRSIRPYFVEIGDGLDALIVHAGWSQEAMNMISGRGLPNFDEVYGDGAYYWRSDDRRPPHNLYTNTELIRNGAANKGYRETWTDVELTFADVETILDGDPANQVEIPYLLGYKVNYEFNEEENVYYRYMQGEAHKDRETDEQLIANNILIAEANHYVLDNVGRRDVDVHGPGTGYILQAGKVKSITWEYVHGIIRAFDENQQEIPLLSGKTWIHIVPVGSEIKIQ is encoded by the coding sequence ATGAGAAGTTCAGGGTTATTTATCTTTGTTTTATGTTGTTCCATATTTTTTGTTGGGTGTGCGGAAACCCTGCCAAATGAAGCAGAAGAAGTTATAGAGTCTGTAGAAGTAGTTGAAGAAGAACCAATTGTTGAAGAATCAATTGAACCAGTTGAGGTGCCTGAAATTGACTATCCTTATGTTTTTCCGTTAACCGGAATAGGAACGGAAGAAGAAGCAGTGCAGCGTCCGGTTATGGTTATGGTGGAAAATTCACCATTGGCAAGACCTCAGAGTGGATTACATCTAGCAGATATTGTTTATGAGATTCTAGCTGAAGGTGAAATCACAAGATTTGTATCTGTTTTTCAAAGTGAATCACCAGAAATTATTGGACCTGTTCGCAGTATTAGACCTTATTTTGTTGAAATTGGTGATGGATTAGACGCATTAATTGTTCATGCTGGCTGGAGTCAGGAAGCAATGAATATGATTTCTGGGCGTGGTCTTCCTAATTTTGATGAGGTATATGGAGATGGAGCTTATTACTGGCGAAGTGATGATCGTAGACCTCCACATAATCTATACACTAATACTGAATTAATACGTAATGGTGCAGCAAATAAAGGATACCGTGAAACATGGACAGATGTAGAGTTGACATTCGCTGATGTAGAGACAATTCTCGATGGAGATCCTGCCAATCAAGTTGAAATCCCGTATCTACTTGGATATAAAGTAAACTATGAATTTAACGAAGAAGAAAATGTGTACTATCGTTATATGCAAGGGGAAGCACACAAAGATCGAGAAACAGATGAGCAATTAATAGCAAACAATATTCTTATTGCTGAAGCGAATCATTATGTTTTAGACAATGTTGGGCGAAGAGATGTAGATGTTCACGGTCCAGGTACAGGGTACATTCTTCAAGCAGGAAAAGTAAAATCAATTACATGGGAATATGTTCATGGGATCATTCGTGCTTTTGATGAAAACCAACAAGAGATTCCATTATTATCAGGTAAAACATGGATACATATAGTGCCTGTGGGCTCTGAGATTAAAATACAATAG
- a CDS encoding DUF1700 domain-containing protein, giving the protein MSKNDFLNQLEFLLKDVHESDKNEILYDFLEHFDIGLANGKSEEELVRELGDPKVIAKDLLADYRVTKAEKDKSIGNMYKAVLATLSLSFFNIVFIVGPVIGIFGVYLALCMTSVVLTISPLLLIPSIMFNGFANIELNFFASIMLCGLGILMSIGMIYIGKFLYNVILRYIKFNIRTIKGGK; this is encoded by the coding sequence TTGAGTAAAAATGATTTTTTGAATCAATTGGAATTTTTATTAAAAGATGTACATGAATCAGATAAAAATGAAATTTTATATGATTTTTTGGAACATTTTGATATCGGATTAGCCAATGGTAAATCTGAAGAAGAGCTTGTTCGAGAATTAGGAGATCCAAAAGTCATTGCAAAGGATTTATTGGCTGATTATAGAGTGACTAAGGCTGAAAAAGATAAATCAATCGGGAATATGTATAAAGCAGTCTTAGCGACCTTAAGTTTAAGTTTTTTCAATATCGTATTTATCGTAGGGCCTGTCATCGGAATATTTGGAGTGTATTTAGCATTATGCATGACTTCAGTTGTTCTCACGATTTCTCCTTTGTTATTAATTCCAAGTATTATGTTTAACGGTTTTGCAAATATTGAATTGAACTTTTTTGCATCGATTATGTTATGTGGCTTAGGGATTTTAATGAGTATTGGTATGATTTATATTGGTAAATTTTTGTATAATGTAATACTTCGTTATATTAAATTTAACATTAGAACAATTAAGGGAGGAAAATAA
- a CDS encoding radical SAM protein — MELHIKEPKQILTKASGYLKGYTHTLNPYAGCSFSCKFCYVREMPIAKFKGLEWGTWVDVKLGASDLLKKELTKAKNKGPVHIFMSSSTDPYQPAEANHFITRSLLEVMVEIQPDFLFVQTRSPLVTRDIQYFKQLKDRVLISMTIETDLGEMRKIFTPSAPPIAARFKALQDLKEAGLPIQAAISPVLPSSESFAKKLFSVVSRVCVDDYFMGDGMQGKRTQRLGIQQIYEKEKLEEWYDPSAYLRVKKQLENYFSDDQIFVSQEGFLPLNKLQK; from the coding sequence ATGGAGCTGCATATCAAAGAGCCAAAACAAATCTTAACAAAAGCTTCAGGTTACTTAAAAGGATATACACATACTTTAAATCCTTATGCAGGATGCTCCTTCTCTTGTAAATTCTGTTATGTTCGAGAAATGCCAATTGCAAAATTTAAAGGGTTAGAATGGGGAACTTGGGTGGATGTGAAACTAGGAGCTTCTGATTTACTAAAAAAAGAATTAACAAAAGCTAAAAATAAAGGACCTGTTCATATTTTCATGTCGTCAAGTACAGATCCGTACCAACCAGCAGAAGCAAATCATTTCATTACTCGTTCCCTTTTAGAAGTTATGGTTGAGATTCAACCTGATTTTTTGTTTGTGCAAACTAGAAGCCCTTTAGTGACGAGGGATATACAATATTTTAAACAATTAAAAGATAGAGTCCTCATTAGTATGACGATAGAAACAGACTTGGGTGAAATGCGTAAAATCTTTACTCCAAGTGCACCTCCAATTGCAGCAAGATTTAAAGCTTTGCAAGATTTAAAAGAAGCGGGCCTGCCAATACAAGCTGCAATATCACCAGTACTGCCCAGTTCAGAATCATTTGCAAAAAAATTATTCTCAGTTGTATCTCGTGTCTGTGTCGATGATTATTTTATGGGAGATGGAATGCAGGGGAAGAGGACGCAAAGGTTAGGAATTCAACAAATTTATGAAAAGGAAAAATTAGAAGAATGGTATGATCCTTCTGCATATTTAAGAGTGAAAAAACAATTAGAGAACTATTTTTCAGACGATCAAATTTTTGTGAGTCAGGAAGGTTTCCTTCCGTTAAACAAACTACAAAAATGA
- the purN gene encoding phosphoribosylglycinamide formyltransferase, with amino-acid sequence MSSFRIAVFASGSGSNFQAILDHVNQQKLDIHIELLVCDRPGAKVIERAEKAGIPVFVFRPKDYISREMYEQEIVNELQKKQIDLIVLAGYMRLVTDTLVKPYYGKMINIHPSLLPAFTGLDAIGQAYKYGVKVTGVTVHFVDNGMDTGPIIKQEPVDIHEKDTIEELEQNIHKVEHLIYPEVIELIAEGRVRLEGRRVSLYPKK; translated from the coding sequence ATGAGTTCATTTCGTATAGCTGTATTTGCATCAGGAAGTGGCTCAAATTTTCAAGCCATTTTAGATCATGTCAATCAACAGAAGCTGGATATCCATATCGAGCTTCTTGTTTGTGACAGACCTGGGGCAAAAGTAATAGAAAGAGCTGAGAAAGCAGGAATTCCTGTATTTGTATTTCGTCCGAAAGATTACATTTCGAGAGAGATGTATGAACAAGAGATTGTAAACGAATTGCAAAAAAAACAAATCGACCTTATTGTACTTGCAGGTTATATGCGCCTAGTGACGGATACTTTGGTCAAACCTTACTATGGAAAAATGATTAACATTCATCCTTCATTACTACCTGCTTTTACAGGTTTAGATGCGATTGGGCAAGCTTATAAATATGGTGTGAAAGTAACTGGTGTCACTGTTCACTTTGTAGATAATGGTATGGATACAGGTCCGATTATTAAACAGGAGCCAGTAGATATTCATGAAAAAGATACTATAGAAGAACTAGAACAAAACATTCATAAAGTTGAACATCTAATTTATCCAGAAGTGATTGAATTAATTGCTGAAGGGAGAGTAAGGTTAGAAGGTAGGAGAGTTAGCCTTTATCCCAAAAAGTGA
- the purD gene encoding phosphoribosylamine--glycine ligase yields the protein MKVLVIGRGGREHTIIWALNKSPKVEQIYCAPGNAGIAEVAECVDINEHNFEELGQFAKKRNIDFVVVGPEDPLFAGIVDYFESIQIPVFGPRKNAAIIEGSKVFTKDLMKKYNIPTAAYESFESYENALQYLQKQKLPIVIKADGLAAGKGVIVAQTMEEAETALKDMMLDKVFGEAGNHVVIEEFLQGQEMSILAFVDGEVVRPMVPSQDHKPIFNGDKGPNTGGMGTYSPVPHIPQAVVDEAIETILVPAAKAMVSEGRTFKGILYAGLMITEIGPKTIEFNCRFGDPETQVVLPRLQTDLSDIFLAAINGRLQEIEINWSEEAAVCVVLSSGGYPGAYEKGIPMHGLDEVESSVVFHAGTALKDGQIVTNGGRLVGVTATGTNIEEARQKAYADVEKIDYEGKHYRTDIAKKALVAQ from the coding sequence ATGAAAGTTCTTGTCATAGGTAGAGGTGGAAGAGAACATACAATCATATGGGCATTAAACAAAAGTCCAAAAGTAGAGCAGATTTATTGTGCACCTGGGAATGCGGGCATTGCTGAAGTGGCTGAATGTGTGGACATCAATGAACATAACTTCGAAGAGTTAGGACAATTTGCAAAAAAGAGAAACATTGATTTCGTTGTAGTCGGACCAGAAGACCCTCTTTTCGCTGGGATAGTAGATTACTTTGAATCCATCCAAATACCTGTATTTGGTCCTAGGAAAAATGCAGCGATTATTGAAGGAAGTAAAGTATTTACGAAAGATTTGATGAAAAAATATAATATTCCAACAGCGGCATATGAATCTTTTGAATCTTATGAAAATGCACTTCAGTATTTACAAAAACAAAAGCTGCCTATTGTGATTAAAGCGGATGGATTAGCAGCAGGTAAGGGTGTTATTGTTGCACAGACAATGGAAGAAGCAGAAACGGCTTTAAAAGACATGATGTTGGACAAGGTGTTTGGTGAAGCAGGTAATCATGTAGTCATCGAAGAGTTTTTGCAAGGGCAAGAGATGTCAATATTAGCGTTTGTGGATGGTGAAGTCGTTCGTCCGATGGTTCCCTCACAAGACCATAAACCAATATTTAATGGAGATAAAGGACCGAATACAGGAGGGATGGGAACGTATTCTCCTGTGCCTCATATTCCACAAGCCGTTGTGGATGAAGCTATTGAAACCATTCTAGTACCAGCAGCTAAAGCGATGGTGAGTGAAGGAAGAACATTTAAAGGTATTTTATATGCTGGTCTGATGATTACAGAAATTGGACCAAAAACGATTGAATTCAACTGTCGTTTCGGTGATCCAGAAACACAAGTGGTACTTCCACGTTTGCAAACAGATTTATCAGATATCTTTTTAGCGGCGATAAATGGTAGATTGCAAGAAATAGAAATTAATTGGAGTGAAGAAGCTGCGGTTTGCGTTGTGTTATCTTCTGGAGGTTATCCAGGAGCTTATGAAAAAGGTATTCCTATGCATGGTTTAGATGAAGTAGAAAGTTCTGTTGTATTCCATGCAGGAACGGCTTTAAAAGATGGACAAATTGTAACGAATGGTGGTCGTTTGGTAGGTGTGACAGCCACTGGAACAAATATTGAAGAAGCGAGACAAAAAGCATATGCTGATGTTGAAAAAATTGATTATGAAGGAAAACATTATCGTACGGATATAGCAAAAAAAGCACTTGTTGCACAATAA
- a CDS encoding PadR family transcriptional regulator gives MNVQFKKGVLELCVLVLISKKDQYGYELAQNISRNIEVADGTLYPLLRRLTKEQYLSTYLAESSEGPARKYYALTEHGKAYMNLLVEEWNQFSNAVNDFIEEVLN, from the coding sequence ATGAACGTTCAATTTAAAAAAGGAGTGCTCGAATTATGCGTGTTGGTTCTGATTTCTAAAAAAGATCAATACGGTTATGAGTTAGCTCAAAATATCTCACGAAATATTGAAGTTGCCGATGGAACGTTATACCCACTTTTAAGAAGACTAACCAAAGAACAATATTTGTCTACTTATTTGGCAGAATCATCAGAAGGGCCTGCGAGGAAATATTACGCATTAACTGAACATGGTAAAGCATACATGAATTTGTTAGTTGAGGAGTGGAATCAATTTTCAAATGCAGTTAATGATTTTATAGAGGAGGTATTAAATTGA
- a CDS encoding DUF4097 family beta strand repeat-containing protein, with product MKKFAFLGIILIIVGAAGAFVFIDDAFETVDIFEEKIASGNQYNNIEIDTSSVDVNVIPTEKGELIVTLSGEVSKRYEEVYDLILEERGDMLQIELKEKNIFFNVGFVINKVDLQVEIPQKLYDSVKVDVTSGDIEVAQLQANDLTLTTSSGNVTIEELNANDVELAATSGNISAKNGVISSDILMETSSGNIDAENIISNTLTMEVASGNIEYTNNEVKTSNLQTSSGNITIYNDELKGDINAKTTSGDITIDFEQENESLVFDFKTSSGDVDIRGEGYLFEEKSDTRAIGKVGSGEYSIKARASSGDITLK from the coding sequence ATGAAAAAATTTGCTTTCCTAGGCATCATATTAATTATAGTAGGAGCTGCAGGGGCATTCGTTTTTATAGACGACGCATTTGAGACGGTTGATATATTTGAAGAAAAAATAGCATCTGGTAATCAATATAATAATATTGAAATTGATACAAGTTCAGTAGATGTGAATGTTATCCCTACAGAAAAGGGGGAGTTAATAGTCACGTTAAGTGGTGAAGTAAGCAAACGGTATGAAGAGGTATATGACTTGATTTTGGAAGAAAGGGGAGATATGTTACAAATCGAGTTAAAAGAAAAGAATATTTTTTTTAATGTAGGGTTTGTCATTAATAAAGTAGACCTACAAGTAGAAATTCCTCAAAAACTGTATGACTCAGTTAAAGTAGATGTAACATCTGGAGATATTGAAGTTGCACAATTACAAGCAAATGACCTTACATTAACTACAAGCTCAGGAAACGTTACTATTGAAGAGTTAAATGCAAATGATGTTGAATTAGCTGCTACTTCTGGGAATATCTCAGCAAAAAATGGAGTCATTTCTTCAGATATTTTAATGGAAACTTCAAGTGGCAACATTGACGCAGAAAATATAATCAGCAATACATTAACTATGGAAGTAGCTAGCGGTAATATAGAATATACAAATAATGAAGTAAAAACATCAAACTTACAAACATCAAGTGGTAACATAACCATTTATAATGATGAGCTTAAAGGAGATATAAATGCTAAAACAACGAGTGGTGATATTACAATTGACTTTGAGCAAGAAAATGAATCTTTAGTATTTGATTTTAAAACCTCATCAGGAGATGTGGATATCAGAGGAGAAGGTTATTTATTTGAGGAGAAATCTGATACAAGAGCAATTGGGAAAGTTGGCTCTGGTGAATATAGCATAAAAGCTAGAGCTTCATCTGGAGATATTACTTTAAAATAA